TGTCGCTGCTCTCGCTGTCGCTGGTGGTCGGCGTGCTGGTCGACGATGCGATCGTCGAGATCGAGAACATCGAACGCCACTTGCTGATGGGCAAGCCGCCGCTGCGCGCCGCCACCGAGGCGGCCGACGAAATCGGGCTGGCCGTGGTGGCGACCACGTTCACGCTGATCGCGGTGTTCGTGCCGACCTCGCTGATGGGCGGCACGGTGGGACGGTACTTCGTTCAGTTCGGCTGGACCGCGGCGATCGCCGTGTTCTTCTCGCTGGTGGTCGCGCGCATGCTGACGCCGACCATGGCCGCCTACCTGCTGAAGGCGCCGCAACGCGCGCACAAGCCACCGCGCTGGATCACCCGCTACCTGCACCTCGTGCGCGCCTGCCTGCGGCACCGCGCGCTGACGGCCGCGGCGGCGCTGCTGCTGGTCGTCCTCGGCCTGGGCGTGGCGGCGGTGTTGCCGGGCGAATTCATCCCACCCGATGACGGCAACCAGACCCAGGTGACGCTGACCCTGCCGCCGGGCAGCACGCTGCAGGACACCCGCGCGCTCGCCGAACAGGCGCGCACGCTGTTGCGCGCGCATCCGCAGGTCGTCTCGGTCTACACCGCCATCGGCGCGCCGACGCGCGGTGGCGATCCCGACGAGGGCGCCGCGATCGCCAGCGTCGCGACGGCCGTGCTGACCGCCAACCTGGTGCCGCGCGCCGAGCGCGACGGGGTCAGCCGGCAGGCGATCGAACGCCGCCTGCGCGAGGACCTGGTCCAGCTGCCCGGCGCGCGCGTGGGCGTCGGCGCCGGTGGCGACAGCGAAGGCTACGAACTGGTGCTCGCCTCCGACGACGGCCCGACGCTGATGCGCCATGCCAGCGTGGTGGAGCGCGAACTGCGCGGCATCCCCGGCATCGGTGCGGTGACCTCGTCCGCCAGCGTGGTGCGGCCCGAGCTGGTGGTCCGCCCCGACTTCGCCCGCGCCGCCGACCTGGGCGTGACCTCGGCGGCCATCGCGGAAACGCTGCGCATCGCCACCGCCGGCGACTACCGGCAGGACCTGGCCAAATTGAACCTCAGCGAGCGACAGGTCTCCGTGGTGGTGCGCCTGGCCGATGAAGGCCGCGACGATCTCGACACCTTGCGGCGCCTGCCGGTGCCCGGCGCGCGCGGACCGGTGCCGCTGGAAAGCGTGGCGGACTTGCAGTTGCTCAGCGGCCCGTCCGAGCTGACGCGCTTCGACCGCATGCGCAACGTGACGCTGAAGGTGGAACTCAACGGGCGGCCGCTGGGCGACGTGGAAGAGGCGGCTGCCGCTTTGCCCAGCCTGCAGGCGTTGCCGCGCGGCGTGGTGCAGGCCGCGGCCGGCGATGCGGAAGTGATGGGCGAACTGGTGGCGAGCTTCGCCGTCGCCATGCTCGCCGGCGTGCTCTGCGTCTACGCCGTGCTGGTCTTGCTGTTGAAGGACTTCGCGCAGCCGCTGACCGTGCTGTGCGCGCTGGTGCTGTCGATTCCCGGCGCCTTCCTCGCCTTGTTCGTCGCCGGCGCCACGTTGTCGATGCCGTCGATGATCGGGCTGATCATGCTGATGGGCATCACCACCAAGAACTCCATCCTGCTGGTCGACTACATCGTGATCGCGCGGCGCGACCACGGCATGAACCGCACCCGCGCCATCGTCGATGCCTGTCGCAAGCGTGCGCGGCCGATCGTCATGACCACCATCGCGATGGGCGCCGGCATGCTGCCGGTGGCCTTGGGCGTCGGTGCCGACCCCAGCTTCCGCGCACCGATGGCGATCGTCGTCATCGGCGGCCTGCTCACCTCCACCGTGCTGTGTCTGCTGGTGATCCCGGTGGTGTACAGCGGCGTCGACGATGCGATCCGCCATGCCCGCGCATGGATCGGCCTGCGTCGCGACGATGCCTCCCCACGTGCCGCCGAGGCCCGCGCATGACCCCGGCCCCCGACACGGACGCAGCGTCCCTTCTTTCTTGCGCGGCGACGGCACGGCAAGGCCCGTCGTCCGCGCCTTTTTGTCCAAGGTGCGTCCCATGACCCCCAGCACTCTCGCGCTGGCCCTGCTCGGCCTGTACGTGGCCGGCAGCATCGCCTACGTCTACCGCTGGCGTGGCCGGCGGCGCTATGCCGGGTTCGGCGAATACCTGCGCAAGAGCTGGCCGGTGTTCGCGCCGCTCAACTGCGTGCTGTACATGGCCACGCGCCGGTTTGCGCGGCAGCCGGTGATCGACCGCGGCTATCTCGACGGCATCTCGATCCTGCGCGCGCACTGGCCGCGCATCCGCGACGAAGCGTTGACGCTGTACCGCGCAGGGCATCTGGACGCGACCGCCCACCCGGGGTCGCCGGGCTACCACGACCTGGGCTTCCGCACGTTCTACAGGCGCGGCTGGAGGAAGTTCTACCTGGCCTGGTACGGCACGCCGCATGCGTCGGCGCAACGGCTGTGCCCGGAGACGGTGTGGCTGCTGGCGCAGGTGCCCGGCATCCGCGCCGCGATGTTCTCGGTGTTGCCGCCGGGTGCGGAGCTCAGCCTGCATGCCGATCCGCTGGCGTGCTCCTTCCGCTACCACCTGGGCCTGGCCACGCCGAACGACGATCGCTGCTTCATCAACGTCGATGGTCGTGCGTTGTCATGGCGCGACGGTGAGGACTTCGTCTTCGACGAGACCTATCCGCACTACGCGCGCAACGACACCGATCAGATCCGCCTGATCCTGATGTGCGATGTCGAGCGGCCGATGCACGCGGCCGGGCGCGCCTTCAATTTCGGCTACGCGCAGCTCGCGCGTGCGCTTGCGGTGCCCAACACGCACGGGGATCCACGCGGCTGGCTCACCGCGGTGTTCGCCGGCGTCGCGCCGCTGCGCGAGCGCGCGGTGACGATGAAGTCGCGCCATCGCGGCGCGTACGTGCTGCTGAAATATTCGTTGAACGCGACGCTGCTGTTGCTCGCCTTCCTGCCCGTCTACGCCGTGCTACAGTGGGTCGAGCGCGCGGGCATCGCCGCGCTGTACTGAACCATGTGCAGCCCATTGCGCCCGATACCGCACCCGGCCGCCCACCGCGAGGCGCACGCGCCATGAGCAGGGAATCCCTGTCGATTCTGATCATCGAGGACAACGCGCAGCTCGCGGCCAACCTCTACGACTACCTGGAAGGTTGCGGCCACGTGCTCGACGCCGCGCCGGACGGGTTGTCCGGCCTGCACCTGGCGTCGTCGAAGGACTACGATGCGATCGTGCTCGACTGGAACCTGCCGCGGCTGGACGGCCTGACCGTGCTGCGCCGCCTGCGTGGCGAAGCGAAGAAGAAGGTGCCGGTGATCATGCTCACCGCGCGCGACCAGCTGACCGATAAGATCGACGGCTTCGAATCCGGCCTCGACGACTACCTGGTCAAGCCGGTGGCGCTGCCGGAGATCGAAGTCCGGCTGCGTGCATTGGTGACGCGGCTGCGCCAGTCGGCCGCACCGGAGGACATCCTGACGGTGGGCGACCTGACGTTCCACATGGGCACGATGGAGATCCATCGCGGCGCGCGCCGCATCGTGCTGACGAGGACCGGGCGGCGCCTGCTGGAACTGCTGATGCGCGAAAGCCCGCAGGTGGTCAGCCGCGCGAAGCTGGAGCGCGCCGCGTGGGGCGAAGGCGTGCCCGGCACCGACCTGCTGCGTTCCCACATGTACGTGCTGCGCCGTGCGTTGGAACAACCGCCGGAAACCACGCTGCTGCACACGGTGCCCGGCACCGGCTACCGGCTGTACGCGCTTGAATAGGCTGCGCGCCCTGCTCGCGAAGCCGCGCGGCGTGCACGGGGGCATCACCGTGGCGCTGGTGGTGTTCGGGCTGATCATGATGGCTTCGCTGACGTTCCAGAACTTCAGCAGCCAGGGCCTGATCGAACACCGCTACTGGGCCGACCTGCTGCGCTCGGTATCGGCCGACCACGCCGCGCGCGTGCGGGCGGGCGAAGCGGACACGCTGCCACAGACCGGCCTGGTACGCTCCTGGTACATCGCCCCGGGCCAGCGCGCCACGTCCGCGCCGTCGTACCTGGCGGACCTGCCTCCGGGCTACTACTCCACCGAAAACGGGTTTCGCAATTTCACCGCGCTCGACAGCTTCGACGGACACGGCAGCTTCCATTCGGTGGTCGTCGAGCTGCCGCCGGGCCGGCTGATCACCGCGCTCGACATCGGCGAGATCGAGGACCAGCAGAACCGCACTTCGCTGTGGAGCGTGGCGTGGGCGCTGTCGTTCGCGCTGATGATCGGCGCGGTGATCGCCTGGCTGCACACGAATCTCGTGCGCCCCGTGCGCGACCTGGCCGACCGCATGCAGGCCATCGATCCGCGCGACAGCAGCGCCCGCCTGCCGACGACCTACCTGCGCGAAGAGATCCAGGTGATCGCGCAGGCCAGCAACGTGCACCTGGAGCGCGTGGGCCAGTTCATCGAGCGCGAGCGCAGCCTGCTCGACCAGGCCAGCCACGAATTCCGCACGCCCATCGCCGTCATCGCCGGCGCCGTCGACGTGCTCCAGCAGATGCCATTGCCGGATACGTCGCGTCCGGCGCTCGCCCGCATCGAGCATGCGGTCGAAGGCCTCTCCGAGACGATGGTGGCGCTGCTCTACCTGGCGCGCGAACCCGAGGCCGGCGACGAACCGGCCGATGTCACCGCGTTGCACGAATGCCTGCCCGGCGTCGTGCGGGACCACGAACACCTGCTGCAAGGCCGGAGCACGCAGCTGCGCATCGGCGCGCTGCCGCCGACCTACCTCGCCGCACCGGAAGCCATGGTGCGCATCGCGGTCAGCAACCTGGTGCGCAACGCCATCGAGCACACCGAGGCCGGCGCCATCGACGTCACCCTGGCCGACGGCGTGATCGCCGTCGTCGACTCGGGCAGCGGCTTCGATCCGGTGGAAGCCGCGCGCCGCTACCGCGACAGCCTGCGCCAGGCCACGCCGCCGCGCGGCCAGGGCCTGGGCCTGTTCCTGATCGGCCGCATCTGCGACCGCTTCGGCTGGAAGCTCGATATCGACGCCGGCGGCATCGCCGGCACGCGCGCGCGCCTGGACGTGTCCGCCAGCATCATCCCGCTGTAACGGCCGCCGACAGCCGGCATTCAGCGCGCCGCCGCCGCGCACGACATTGCGGCGACATCGCCCCTCCATCCTGCCGTGGCCGTTCGCCGCCACGCATCCGAGCATGCGCTGACCGCGTCGCGAACGCGGCATCCCACCCCAGACAAGGTCGCGCATCCCATGAAGAAGCTCCTGTTGTCCGTGTTGTTGTCCAGCCTGCCCTTGGCGGCGTTCGCGCAGGAAGACGGCGATGGCCCGCCGGAAGGCGGCCCGCCGCGCTGGAGCGTCGGCCTGGGCGCGATGATCAAGGACAGCCCCTATGCCGGCGAGGGCACCGACGTGCAGCCGATCCCGCTGGTGTCGTACGAGGGAGAGCGCTTCTACTTCCGCGGCATCACCGCCGGCTGGCGCTTCATCGATACCGGTGCGTTCGAACTGAGCGCCTTGGGCAAGTTCCGCTTCGACGGTTTCAAGGTCGATGATCTCGGCCGCGTCGAACTGGCCCGCAACGGTCTGGATTACCGACTGCTCGACGACCGCGACATGGGCTTTGACCTGGGCCTGGGCATGACGTGGAAGGGCCGCGGCGGCGAGCTGGAAGTCGAACTGCTGGCCGACGCCACCGGCACCAGCGAAGGCCAGGAAGTGTCGCTGCAGTACGGCTACCCCATCGAGATCGGCCGCGGACAACTGACGCCGAACATCGGCGTCACCTGGCAGTCCAAGGACATGGCGAATTACTACTACGGCACGCTCGACGAGGAAGTCGCGCGCCGCGTGGTGGACTACAAGCCGGGCGCGGTCACCGTCCCGCACATCGGCGTGCAGTACTTCCGCCCGATCGGCGAGAAGTGGTCGGTCATGGGCTTCGCCCGCTACAGCAGCCTGCCGGACGAGATCTCCGACAGCCCGCTGCTGGAGCCGGACACCGACGGCAGCGCCTCGCTGTTCATCGGGTTCTCGCGCGGCTTCTGATCCTTGATCAACCGCTGCACCCGCCGCAGCAGACCGACGGCAGCCGCACGATGTCATCGGGACTCAGCCGGTAACCGGCATGCGCGAACGCCAGCAACAGTTCCACGGCAAGGGCGCTGGTCGCGCAGCGCAGATCGCCGGTGATCACGTCGCGATCGATGAGCACGGCAGGATCGAGGTCCACCAGATGGTGCGCCAGGATGGCGAGGTCGACCGGTCGCGCGCCCACGTGGATGACGTATTCCATCGCAAGACTCCTGAAACGGATGCGCCGCCCGGGTGGGCGGCGCGTCGGATCGGCTTACTTGGTCACGACCAGCTTGCCCTTCATCATCGTGGAGTGGCCGGGGAAGCTGCAGAAGAAGCTGTAGTCCCCGCCGGCGGTGAGCTTCTTGCCGGGGAAGGTGATCTTGGTCTTCTGGCCACCGCCGACCAGCGCGGTATGCGCGATCACGCGTGCGTCGTTGGCCTGCACGTAGGCACCGGCCGCGCCGGCCTTCATGCCGTCGCGGGCGACGGCGGCCAGGTCGGCGGTCTTGGACACGACCACGTTGTGGCCCATGGCGGTGACCGGCAGCTTGCCGCTGTGGGTCAGCTCGATGGTGATGGTGGGGCAGCTGGCGGAGACGGTGGCCTCCTTCAGGTCGAACTTCATCGCGTCATCGCCCTTCAGGCTGACGGTGCAGTTGCCGGCCGCCTGGGCCATGCCGGCGGCGCTGAGCAGGGCGATGGCGGCGAAGGTACGGGAGAGTTTCATGGTGGGGCTCCTTGGAGGAAGGGATGGAATCGGGAGGGCTGTGGGTGCCATGTCATCACGGCCCGGCGAGCAGCGCCTTGATCTGGATCAGGAAGGCGGGGTCGACGGCGGCCGCCGTCACTTCGCTGCGGGCGCGCACCCGTCCCTCGGCGTCGAGCAGCACCAGCACGCTGGTGTGGTTGATGCTGCCGTCGTCGCGGAAGCGGTAGCGCACGTCCAGCACGCTGGCGATGGCGCGGACGTCGTTCGCCGCCGGCGTCAGGAACTGCCATCCCTCCGGCACGCGATGGCGCCGGGCCACCTCCTGCATCGCATCGGGGGTGTCGCGGCCGGGATCGAGGCTGACCATCACCATGCCCAGCTGCCGGCGCTCGGCCGGCGACAGCTGTTTCTGCACGCTCTTGGCGTTCTCGATGATCAGCGGGCACATCAGGTGGCAGTTCGTGTAGAACATCGACACCAGGCGCGGCTGTCCGCGCAGCGAGGCCCACGCCACAGGCGCACCGTGGCTGTCCTGCGTGCGGGCTTGCAGGTGGTAGACCGAATCGCCGGGCAGCGACTGCGCCTGCAAAGGCGTCGCGAGTACCAGCAAGGCGGAGAGGAACAGGGAGGCGATCTTCATGGCGTGCTCCTTGCACAGCGGAAGCCGAGGTTGCCCAGCGTGGCGTCGGGTTGCAGCGCGGACAGCAGCACGAAGCGCTTCACCACGCCGTAGTCGCCGGGATCGTTGAAACTCATGGCGGTCGCGCCGCAGTAGCGCAGCGCGTCCCCGTCCTGCTGGCCGCGACGATCGCCGTCGCCCAGCAGCGAGGCGTAGTCCTCGCTCCATTCCCAGTGCGCGCCATGCAGACCGTGGATGCCGTAGGCATTCGCGGGCGCGTCGGGCGCCGCATCGATGGCGTGCGGCGTGCCGTCGTTGACCTGGCGCATTCGCCATGCGGCATCCTGGCGTGCGTCACGGCGCGCGGTATCGGCGGCCGCCGCGTACTCCCATTCGACGAAACGCGGCAGCCGCGCTTGTTGCGCGCGGCAATAGGCATCGGCGGCATACCAATTGACGTGCACGACGGGTGCTTCCGGATCGACGCCATCGCCCGGCGCATCCGGGCCGGCCCAATGGCCGAGATACCCCGGACTGGCGAACACGGCAGGAATGCGGTCGCGCCGCCATTGCGGCTCGCGGGCGACGAAGGCGGCGAAGTCGCGGTTGCTGACGGGTTGCGCCATCAGCGAGAACGACGCCACCCGCACGATGCGGGTGGACTCTTCATAGCGCACGGACGAACGGAAGTCGCCGCCCTCGATCCACCGGTAGCCGCTACCTGCGTCGCCGGCGACGGCGAGCGCCGACGCCATGGCGAGCAGGAGGAGCGAGGCGGTCGGGGGCAGCGTCCGTTTCATCCGTTCCTCACTTCTTGTCGGCCGGTTTCGCTTCCGGGTACTCGATGTCGTGCTGCTGGCCCGTGTAGATGTCGGGGTTCTTGTCGCCCTCGACTTTCAGGATGCCCAGCGAGCCCTTGTGGAACGTGCGGAAGATGCTGTGGTCCACCAGCACGAAGTTGCCCGGCACGTCCGCCTTGAACTCGACCATGGCCGAACCGCCGGCGGGGATCAGCGTGGTCTGCACGTTCTCCTGGTACTTGCTGCCGCCCTCGGTCCAGACCTTGTCGAAGATCTCGCCGATCACGTGGAAGCTGGAGACCAGATTTGGGCCGCCGTTGCCGACGAACATGCGGATCGTCTCGCCGGCCTTGGCCTTGAGCGCGTTGTCGCCCTGCAATGCGTCCACCGATCCGTTGAACACCACGTAGGTCGGGTGCTCGTCGATCGCCTTCTCCAGGCTGAAGGGCTGCAGGCCGGGCTCGCCGTACGCGCCTTCGGTGTAGAAGTCGCCCTGCACCACGTAGAACTCCTTGTCGACCGGCGGCAGGCCTTCTTCCGGCTCCACCAGGATCAGGCCGTACATGCCGTTGGCGATGTGCATGCCGACCGGCGCCATCGCGCAGTGGTAGATGTACAGGCCGGGATTCAGCGCCTTGAAGGAGAACTGCGTTTCCTTGCCCGGCAGGGTGAACGTGGCTTCCGCGCCGCCACCCTGGCCGGTGACCGCATGCAGGTCGATGTTGTGCGACATGTGCGAGTCGTGGCGGTTCTTCAGCTTGAACTCCACCGTGTCGCCCTTGCGCACGCGGATGAAGCTGCCCGGCACGGTGCCGCCGAACGTCCAGAAGTTGTAGGTCACGCCGTCGGCCATGCGCATGTCCTTCTCGATCATCTCGAGATCGACGACGACGTGGGCCGGCGTCTTGCGCGTCAGCGGCGGCGGCACCATCGGCGGTGCCGTCAGCACGGCATGGATCGTTTCGCCGGCGGGCGTGATCTTGCCGCCTTCCCCACCCGCGAAGGCGGGGCCGGCGAGCAATGCGGCGAGGGCACAGGCAAGCAGCGAGGTATGCAGGCGTTTCATGGCGCTTTTCCTTGATCGGTCGTGGGTGGGTGTGTGGCCATGGTGGAAATGCGCGCGCCCCACGACGTTGATCTGGATCAATCGACGCATGCCGATCGCGCGGATTCGTGCGCAGGCTTGACCAAGGTCAAGCGCGCGGCCGCCTGCGACACCGTGTCGCATCTGCACTCCAGGGTGCATCCCGACAATGGATGCATCCATGAGGAGCACCGCGCCATGAACCGAAATCTGCTTGCCGTCGCCCTGATCGGCGCACTCGCCCACACGGTGTCCGCCCATGCGCAGGACGCGCACGCCGGCGCGCACGCCGACGCGCTGCCGGTCACCACGCTGGACGACGTTGTGGTGGTGGGTGTCGCGCCCGCGATGGCCACCACCGTCATCACCGATCCGAAGCTCCCGCGCCAGCCCGTGCCCGCCAGCGACGGTGCCGATTACCTGAAGACCATTCCCGGCTTCTCCACGCTGCGCAGCGGCGGCACCAACGGCGATCCGGTGCTGCGCGGCATGTTCGGTTCGCGCATCAACCTGATGACGAACGATGGCGCGATGAGCGGCGCCTGCCCCGCGCGCATGGACAACGCGCTCTCGTACATCGCGCCGGAAACCTACGACCGGCTGGTCGTCATCAAGGGGCCGCAGACGGTGCTGTGGGGCGGCGGCGCGTCGGCGGGCACGGTGCGCTTCGAACGCGAGATTCCGTACTTCGCCGAACCGGGCGTGCAGGGGTCCGGCAGCGTGCTGGCCGGCAGCCACGGCCGCAACGACCAGGTGCTCGACCTCAGCGCCGGCACCCCGCGCGGCTATGCGCGCCTGTCGGCCAACCGCTCCGAGGCCGACGACTATGAGGACGGCAACGGCGACATCGTGCCGTCCGCCTGGAAGAAGTGGAACGCCGACGCTGCGCTCGGCTGGACGCCGGACGAGAACACCGTGCTCGAACTCAGCGCCGGCATCGGCGATGCGCAGGCGCGCTACGCCGGTCGCGGCATGGACGGCGCGCAATTCCGCCGCGACAGCCTGGGCCTGCGCTTCGAGAAGAAGCATATCGGCGGCGTACTGGACGCCGTGGTCGCCAACGTCTACCAGAACGACGTGGACCACGTGATGGACAACTACAGCCTGCGCGAACCCGACCCCGCCAGCAGCATGCCGATGCCGATGGCCAGCAACGTGGCGCACCGCACGCGCGGCGGTCGCGTCGCGACCACCTGGCAAGCGGGTCGCTGGGAAGTGACCACCGGCCTGGACCTGCGCGACAGCCGGCATGGTCAGCGCAGCGCCAGCGGTCGCGGCGCCTACCTCGCCGTGCCCTGGCGGGTGGACGCGAAGTTCCAGAGCTGGGGCGCGTTCGCCGAGTCGCACTGGCACATCACCGACACGCACCACCTGATGAGCGGCGTGCGCCTCGATCGTGCCGAAGCGCAGGACCTGCGCGTGACCACCGGCGGCATGATGCCGATGCCGAATCCCACCGCCGGCATGACGCGCGAGGAATCGCTGCCCAGCGCCTTCGTGCGCTACGAATACGACCTGGGTGGCCGCTGGGGCGCGTACGCCGGCCTGGGCCACACGCAGCGCATGCCCGACTACTGGGAGCTGTTCTCGCCTACGCGCGGCCCGGTCGGTGCAGCCAACGCCTTCGCGGGCGTGGAGCCCGAGCGCACCACGCAGCTGGATGTCGGCCTGCAGTTCAAGGGCGCGAAAGTGGATGCGTGGGCATCGTTGTATGCCGGACGCGTGCAGGATTTCATCCTGTTCGACTACTCGACCGGGATGATGGGCAGCAGTACCCGTGCGCATAACGTGGATGCCGACATCCGCGGTGGCGAGGCCGGCATCGACTGGCGTCCGGCGCAAGGCTGGAAGCTGTCGGGCGCCGCGTCGTACGCCTGGGGTGCGGTGCGCGATACCGGCACGGCGCTTCCGCAGATGCCGCCGCTGGAGGCGCGTTTCTCGGTCAGCCATGAACGCGGGCCGTGGTCGTGGGGCGCGTTGTGGCGCGTGGCGGCCGCGCAGGAGCGCGTCAGTACACAGCAGGGCAACATCGTCGGCCGTGACCTCGGGCCGAGCGCGGGCTTCGCGGTGTTCTCCCTCAACAGCGGCTATCGCTTCAACGATCGCCTGCAACTGACCGCCGGCATCGACAACCTGTTCGACCGCACCTACAGCGAGCACCTCAATCTCGGCGGCAACAGCGCCTTCGGTTATCCGGCCGACCCGGTGCGCATCAACGAGCCCGGGCGCACCGCCTGGGTGAAACTCAACCTGCGCTATTGAGCCCCGTGCGCGCGGCGCCGGCGCATCAGCCGGGACCGGGCGCCTGCCACGTCATCGAGAGCCGCCAGCAGCGGAGGAGCGCGTGCAGGCTCACCGCATAAGCCAGCGTCACGACGAGGCCTGCGATGCGCGCGAGCGCGGGCATCGCGACGGCGGCGACCAGCAGTCCGCCTGCGATCGCCTGGATGACGAAGGCACGCTGCTTCCGGGTTTCGTCGAACAGGCTGCCCACGCCCGGCACGCGCACGCCGCGCGGCACCCGCTGGCGCAGGGCGATCCAGGTCAGGAAGCCGGTGATCTCCATCGCCATG
This genomic stretch from Pseudoxanthomonas sp. CF385 harbors:
- a CDS encoding efflux RND transporter permease subunit, whose amino-acid sequence is MNLNVSRWSIRNPVATTLLFLLLTLAGTGGFLAMKVQNFPDIDFPVVTVTAALPGASPAQLENDVARKIEDSLANVQGLKHVITTLTDGVATITAEFRVGKPVQQAMDDVRDAVSATRAQLPADLQDPVITKMELAGTPVLTYTVASSTRDDEALSWFIDSQVSKQLLAVPGVGAVSRVGGVDREVRVELDPTRLLALNTTAADLSRQLRELQQEASGGRVDVGGAEQSVRTIATVEAAQDIARLDVALSHGRRVRMDQVATVTDTSAEPRSMAQMDGRPVVAFDVLRARGAGEIDVAEAARAVIDELRAAHPEIVFAEAVNHVDPVAENYHGSMMLLYEGAALAVLVVFCFLRDWRATVIAAVALPLSAIPTFAVMHLMGFTLNTVSLLSLSLVVGVLVDDAIVEIENIERHLLMGKPPLRAATEAADEIGLAVVATTFTLIAVFVPTSLMGGTVGRYFVQFGWTAAIAVFFSLVVARMLTPTMAAYLLKAPQRAHKPPRWITRYLHLVRACLRHRALTAAAALLLVVLGLGVAAVLPGEFIPPDDGNQTQVTLTLPPGSTLQDTRALAEQARTLLRAHPQVVSVYTAIGAPTRGGDPDEGAAIASVATAVLTANLVPRAERDGVSRQAIERRLREDLVQLPGARVGVGAGGDSEGYELVLASDDGPTLMRHASVVERELRGIPGIGAVTSSASVVRPELVVRPDFARAADLGVTSAAIAETLRIATAGDYRQDLAKLNLSERQVSVVVRLADEGRDDLDTLRRLPVPGARGPVPLESVADLQLLSGPSELTRFDRMRNVTLKVELNGRPLGDVEEAAAALPSLQALPRGVVQAAAGDAEVMGELVASFAVAMLAGVLCVYAVLVLLLKDFAQPLTVLCALVLSIPGAFLALFVAGATLSMPSMIGLIMLMGITTKNSILLVDYIVIARRDHGMNRTRAIVDACRKRARPIVMTTIAMGAGMLPVALGVGADPSFRAPMAIVVIGGLLTSTVLCLLVIPVVYSGVDDAIRHARAWIGLRRDDASPRAAEARA
- a CDS encoding aspartyl/asparaginyl beta-hydroxylase domain-containing protein; protein product: MTPSTLALALLGLYVAGSIAYVYRWRGRRRYAGFGEYLRKSWPVFAPLNCVLYMATRRFARQPVIDRGYLDGISILRAHWPRIRDEALTLYRAGHLDATAHPGSPGYHDLGFRTFYRRGWRKFYLAWYGTPHASAQRLCPETVWLLAQVPGIRAAMFSVLPPGAELSLHADPLACSFRYHLGLATPNDDRCFINVDGRALSWRDGEDFVFDETYPHYARNDTDQIRLILMCDVERPMHAAGRAFNFGYAQLARALAVPNTHGDPRGWLTAVFAGVAPLRERAVTMKSRHRGAYVLLKYSLNATLLLLAFLPVYAVLQWVERAGIAALY
- a CDS encoding response regulator transcription factor codes for the protein MSILIIEDNAQLAANLYDYLEGCGHVLDAAPDGLSGLHLASSKDYDAIVLDWNLPRLDGLTVLRRLRGEAKKKVPVIMLTARDQLTDKIDGFESGLDDYLVKPVALPEIEVRLRALVTRLRQSAAPEDILTVGDLTFHMGTMEIHRGARRIVLTRTGRRLLELLMRESPQVVSRAKLERAAWGEGVPGTDLLRSHMYVLRRALEQPPETTLLHTVPGTGYRLYALE
- a CDS encoding HAMP domain-containing sensor histidine kinase, with the translated sequence MNRLRALLAKPRGVHGGITVALVVFGLIMMASLTFQNFSSQGLIEHRYWADLLRSVSADHAARVRAGEADTLPQTGLVRSWYIAPGQRATSAPSYLADLPPGYYSTENGFRNFTALDSFDGHGSFHSVVVELPPGRLITALDIGEIEDQQNRTSLWSVAWALSFALMIGAVIAWLHTNLVRPVRDLADRMQAIDPRDSSARLPTTYLREEIQVIAQASNVHLERVGQFIERERSLLDQASHEFRTPIAVIAGAVDVLQQMPLPDTSRPALARIEHAVEGLSETMVALLYLAREPEAGDEPADVTALHECLPGVVRDHEHLLQGRSTQLRIGALPPTYLAAPEAMVRIAVSNLVRNAIEHTEAGAIDVTLADGVIAVVDSGSGFDPVEAARRYRDSLRQATPPRGQGLGLFLIGRICDRFGWKLDIDAGGIAGTRARLDVSASIIPL
- a CDS encoding MipA/OmpV family protein; the protein is MKKLLLSVLLSSLPLAAFAQEDGDGPPEGGPPRWSVGLGAMIKDSPYAGEGTDVQPIPLVSYEGERFYFRGITAGWRFIDTGAFELSALGKFRFDGFKVDDLGRVELARNGLDYRLLDDRDMGFDLGLGMTWKGRGGELEVELLADATGTSEGQEVSLQYGYPIEIGRGQLTPNIGVTWQSKDMANYYYGTLDEEVARRVVDYKPGAVTVPHIGVQYFRPIGEKWSVMGFARYSSLPDEISDSPLLEPDTDGSASLFIGFSRGF
- the azu gene encoding azurin, with amino-acid sequence MKLSRTFAAIALLSAAGMAQAAGNCTVSLKGDDAMKFDLKEATVSASCPTITIELTHSGKLPVTAMGHNVVVSKTADLAAVARDGMKAGAAGAYVQANDARVIAHTALVGGGQKTKITFPGKKLTAGGDYSFFCSFPGHSTMMKGKLVVTK
- a CDS encoding SCO family protein, encoding MKIASLFLSALLVLATPLQAQSLPGDSVYHLQARTQDSHGAPVAWASLRGQPRLVSMFYTNCHLMCPLIIENAKSVQKQLSPAERRQLGMVMVSLDPGRDTPDAMQEVARRHRVPEGWQFLTPAANDVRAIASVLDVRYRFRDDGSINHTSVLVLLDAEGRVRARSEVTAAAVDPAFLIQIKALLAGP
- a CDS encoding formylglycine-generating enzyme family protein yields the protein MKRTLPPTASLLLLAMASALAVAGDAGSGYRWIEGGDFRSSVRYEESTRIVRVASFSLMAQPVSNRDFAAFVAREPQWRRDRIPAVFASPGYLGHWAGPDAPGDGVDPEAPVVHVNWYAADAYCRAQQARLPRFVEWEYAAAADTARRDARQDAAWRMRQVNDGTPHAIDAAPDAPANAYGIHGLHGAHWEWSEDYASLLGDGDRRGQQDGDALRYCGATAMSFNDPGDYGVVKRFVLLSALQPDATLGNLGFRCARSTP
- the nirK gene encoding copper-containing nitrite reductase; this encodes MKRLHTSLLACALAALLAGPAFAGGEGGKITPAGETIHAVLTAPPMVPPPLTRKTPAHVVVDLEMIEKDMRMADGVTYNFWTFGGTVPGSFIRVRKGDTVEFKLKNRHDSHMSHNIDLHAVTGQGGGAEATFTLPGKETQFSFKALNPGLYIYHCAMAPVGMHIANGMYGLILVEPEEGLPPVDKEFYVVQGDFYTEGAYGEPGLQPFSLEKAIDEHPTYVVFNGSVDALQGDNALKAKAGETIRMFVGNGGPNLVSSFHVIGEIFDKVWTEGGSKYQENVQTTLIPAGGSAMVEFKADVPGNFVLVDHSIFRTFHKGSLGILKVEGDKNPDIYTGQQHDIEYPEAKPADKK